The Uruburuella testudinis genome window below encodes:
- the secB gene encoding protein-export chaperone SecB — protein sequence MSEELQPVFSIEKLYVKDMSLEVPHAPRIFLEQSEPEVDMRVSTESSKLEDEFYEVSVTVTVTAKLEDERVMFLNEVSQGGIFRLANIPEEDVQLLLAVACPNILFPYAREAVSNTITRAGFPPVLLAPINFEAMYQQNQEGNA from the coding sequence ATGAGCGAAGAATTACAACCCGTATTCAGCATCGAAAAACTGTATGTAAAAGATATGTCGCTGGAAGTGCCGCATGCCCCGCGCATTTTTCTGGAGCAAAGCGAGCCGGAAGTCGACATGCGCGTTTCCACCGAGAGCAGCAAACTCGAAGACGAATTCTATGAAGTGAGCGTAACCGTAACCGTAACCGCCAAGCTCGAAGACGAACGCGTGATGTTCCTCAACGAAGTATCGCAAGGCGGCATTTTCCGCCTCGCCAACATCCCCGAAGAAGACGTGCAACTGCTGCTGGCCGTAGCCTGCCCCAACATCCTCTTCCCCTACGCCCGCGAAGCCGTGTCCAACACCATCACCCGCGCCGGCTTCCCGCCCGTGCTGCTCGCCCCGATTAACTTCGAAGCCATGTATCAGCAAAACCAAGAAGGCAACGCCTGA
- a CDS encoding pilin has product MKATQKGFTLIELMIVIAIIGILAVIALPAYQDYTARAQVSEAFSLAEGQKAAVTEFFADRGEWPDDNADAGVAAPTDINGRYVEQVTIGGEGVITATMRETDTNADIRGRTLTLTPTQQGGSFTWACNGTIDAKFRPASCRE; this is encoded by the coding sequence ATGAAAGCAACCCAAAAAGGCTTTACTTTAATCGAGCTGATGATTGTTATTGCCATTATCGGTATTTTGGCTGTCATCGCTTTGCCGGCTTACCAAGACTACACTGCACGCGCTCAAGTATCTGAAGCCTTCTCTTTGGCTGAAGGCCAAAAAGCAGCCGTTACCGAATTCTTTGCCGATCGTGGTGAATGGCCGGATGATAATGCAGACGCAGGCGTAGCAGCGCCGACGGATATTAATGGCCGTTATGTAGAACAAGTGACGATTGGTGGTGAGGGTGTTATTACTGCAACCATGCGCGAAACAGATACAAATGCCGATATCCGAGGCAGAACCTTAACACTTACGCCGACTCAACAAGGCGGCTCCTTTACTTGGGCTTGTAATGGCACCATTGACGCCAAATTCCGCCCTGCATCTTGCCGCGAGTAA
- a CDS encoding pilin — protein sequence MPRFFYENIQGAAMLSNHRTKGFTLIELMIVIGIIGILAVIALPAYTNYVARAQVSEAIQLAASLKVEVEAAYADTGSLPINAAISQRGGNAGNYVDRINVDNNSGVITATISQQAATPIQGLTVTLTPGFTVNDQQGNTSWVCGGTVPDNFLPVSCK from the coding sequence ATGCCCCGCTTTTTCTATGAAAATATTCAAGGGGCGGCTATGCTATCTAACCATCGAACAAAAGGATTTACGTTAATTGAACTGATGATTGTGATAGGTATCATCGGCATATTGGCGGTAATAGCTTTACCTGCCTACACAAATTATGTTGCCCGTGCTCAAGTATCGGAAGCCATTCAATTGGCCGCAAGTTTAAAAGTTGAAGTAGAAGCTGCTTATGCGGATACCGGTAGCCTCCCCATCAATGCAGCCATCTCTCAAAGAGGGGGTAATGCGGGTAATTATGTGGATAGGATTAACGTAGATAACAATAGCGGTGTTATCACCGCCACCATCTCCCAGCAAGCTGCTACCCCCATCCAGGGATTAACCGTTACCTTAACGCCCGGGTTTACCGTAAATGACCAGCAAGGGAACACCTCTTGGGTTTGCGGCGGCACCGTACCTGATAATTTCCTGCCGGTTTCTTGCAAATAA
- the rclC gene encoding reactive chlorine resistance membrane protein RclC, with amino-acid sequence MDFYRDLINKIANSEQLGVHLCRIAIAVVFLWIGWLKFIPYEADSIVPFVANSPFMSWLYNDPLNYLQYMNHEGALIPEHRIWHEANNTYGYSNGLGVVEIAFALLLLSHYLSPKVGFFGALLCFLTPFVTFTFLLFTPETWVHGADAHTGFPYLSGAGRLVLKDIMMLACGFVAMVDSAKAIRKQSADAVAA; translated from the coding sequence ATGGATTTCTATCGTGACTTAATCAACAAGATTGCCAACTCAGAGCAACTGGGTGTGCATTTATGCCGGATTGCTATCGCCGTGGTGTTTTTGTGGATAGGCTGGCTGAAATTTATTCCTTACGAAGCCGACAGCATCGTGCCGTTTGTGGCCAACAGCCCGTTTATGTCGTGGCTGTATAACGACCCGCTCAACTATCTGCAATATATGAACCACGAAGGCGCGCTGATACCCGAACACCGCATTTGGCACGAAGCCAACAACACCTACGGCTATTCCAACGGCCTGGGCGTGGTTGAAATTGCGTTTGCGCTGCTGCTGCTGTCGCACTATCTTTCGCCCAAAGTCGGCTTTTTCGGCGCCTTGCTGTGCTTTTTAACCCCGTTTGTGACCTTCACGTTTTTGCTGTTCACACCTGAAACCTGGGTGCACGGCGCCGATGCGCACACCGGCTTTCCCTACCTTTCCGGTGCCGGGCGTTTGGTATTGAAAGACATCATGATGCTGGCCTGCGGCTTCGTAGCCATGGTGGATTCGGCCAAAGCCATCCGCAAACAATCGGCTGATGCGGTTGCGGCATAA
- a CDS encoding carboxymuconolactone decarboxylase family protein has product MFLDWKQHAALVKKAFGKLGGKHPRMLQAYQALEQAAAAEALDAKTRELIALAVAVTTRCESCISVHAEAAVKAGATDSEIAGALATAISLNAGAAYTYSLRAMEAVESQRGN; this is encoded by the coding sequence ATGTTTTTAGACTGGAAACAACACGCCGCGCTGGTGAAAAAAGCCTTCGGCAAACTCGGCGGCAAGCATCCGCGCATGTTGCAGGCTTATCAGGCGTTGGAGCAGGCCGCAGCTGCCGAAGCGCTTGATGCGAAAACCCGCGAGCTTATCGCCCTGGCCGTGGCGGTTACCACCCGTTGCGAAAGCTGCATCAGCGTGCATGCCGAAGCCGCAGTAAAAGCCGGCGCTACCGACAGCGAAATCGCCGGCGCCTTAGCCACTGCGATTTCACTCAACGCCGGCGCCGCCTACACCTATTCGCTGCGGGCGATGGAGGCCGTGGAGAGCCAGCGCGGAAATTAA
- a CDS encoding AraC family transcriptional regulator — protein MSNILDKLLEYAQVSAAIDTQCMVSGRWQLRHPETERRAYVHIVTSGTGVLQLPDAPPQRLYAGDLVFLPGGGEHCISDYNGSGEAAPVSFCRRGPWTLKSNTSGREDLGMLCGRFDYRLPGSLLDDLLQGYPPVVIVPWQDLPQLRAWVGLLQLEMQTAEDEAEGAYSVVNGLAQALLVWLVRYCWQQPQWQNPPPGLLRGQQDARLRPLLAAVMADPAGAWTVETMAEQVHLSRAQFMRVFQAAMAQSPHQFVMQTRLRQAAVYLRNRTDSVLQIALATGFQTESHFARLFKQHYGATPRQYRMQAASLGKTSPPAAEVWMDFAI, from the coding sequence ATGAGCAATATTTTAGACAAGCTGCTGGAATACGCGCAGGTGTCGGCGGCAATCGACACGCAATGCATGGTGAGCGGGCGCTGGCAGTTGCGCCACCCGGAAACAGAGCGGCGGGCTTATGTGCATATCGTCACTTCGGGCACGGGCGTATTGCAGCTGCCGGATGCGCCGCCGCAGCGGCTGTATGCGGGCGATTTGGTGTTTCTGCCCGGCGGCGGCGAGCATTGCATCAGCGATTACAACGGCAGCGGCGAGGCGGCGCCGGTGTCGTTTTGCCGGCGCGGACCGTGGACCTTGAAAAGCAACACTTCGGGGCGGGAAGATTTGGGCATGCTGTGCGGGCGCTTTGATTACCGGCTGCCGGGCAGCCTGCTGGATGATTTGCTGCAAGGCTATCCGCCGGTGGTGATTGTGCCGTGGCAGGACCTGCCGCAACTGCGCGCCTGGGTGGGCTTGTTGCAGCTGGAAATGCAGACGGCCGAAGATGAAGCGGAAGGCGCCTACAGCGTGGTCAACGGTTTGGCGCAAGCGCTGCTGGTATGGCTGGTGCGCTATTGCTGGCAGCAGCCGCAATGGCAGAATCCGCCGCCGGGGCTGCTGCGCGGCCAACAGGATGCGCGCTTGCGGCCTTTGCTGGCGGCGGTGATGGCCGACCCGGCCGGCGCCTGGACGGTGGAAACCATGGCCGAGCAGGTGCATTTGTCGCGCGCGCAATTTATGCGCGTGTTTCAGGCGGCCATGGCGCAAAGCCCGCACCAGTTTGTGATGCAGACCCGCTTGCGGCAGGCGGCGGTGTATCTGCGCAACCGCACCGACAGCGTGTTGCAGATTGCGCTGGCCACCGGCTTTCAAACCGAATCGCACTTTGCCCGCCTTTTCAAACAGCACTACGGCGCCACACCGCGCCAATACCGGATGCAGGCGGCATCACTGGGCAAGACATCGCCGCCGGCCGCCGAAGTCTGGATGGATTTTGCGATTTAG
- a CDS encoding L-lactate dehydrogenase translates to MTKKVGNKVVVIGTGAVGISYAYSMLNQGHCDDMVLIDLNRKRAEGEARDLRHGMPYAPTPANIFVGGYADCADADIVCICAGVPQRNGETRLDLIDNNLKVFHTIVSEVMASGFNGIFLVATNPVDVLSYATWKFSGLPKERVIGSGTILDSARFRVCLGNEFNVAPVSVDAHMIGEHGDSVIAAWSAAHIAGMPLKQVFEQEANGRARMEKIHQNVRNAAYDIIEAKGSTSFGIGMGLSRISNAILHNQGVVLTVSTLLQGELGQDNVYIGVPAVINRQGAVRVFEIPLDENEAAKFNQSAQLLKSHQQKVDDFQA, encoded by the coding sequence ATGACGAAAAAAGTGGGCAACAAAGTCGTGGTAATCGGCACCGGCGCCGTGGGCATCAGCTATGCCTATTCCATGCTCAACCAAGGCCATTGCGACGATATGGTGCTGATCGACCTCAACCGCAAACGTGCCGAAGGCGAAGCGCGCGATTTGCGCCACGGCATGCCTTACGCGCCCACGCCCGCCAATATTTTTGTCGGCGGCTATGCCGATTGTGCCGATGCCGATATCGTGTGCATCTGCGCAGGCGTGCCGCAACGCAACGGCGAAACCCGCCTGGATTTAATCGACAACAATCTTAAAGTGTTTCACACCATCGTCAGCGAAGTGATGGCTTCAGGCTTTAACGGCATTTTTCTGGTGGCCACCAATCCGGTCGACGTGTTGTCTTACGCCACCTGGAAGTTTTCCGGCCTGCCCAAAGAGCGCGTTATCGGCTCGGGCACCATTCTCGACAGCGCCCGTTTCCGCGTGTGTTTGGGCAACGAATTCAATGTGGCGCCGGTGAGCGTGGATGCGCACATGATCGGCGAACACGGCGACAGCGTGATTGCCGCCTGGAGCGCCGCCCACATTGCCGGCATGCCGCTGAAACAAGTATTTGAGCAAGAAGCAAACGGCCGCGCGCGCATGGAAAAAATCCATCAAAATGTGCGCAACGCCGCCTACGACATTATCGAAGCCAAAGGCTCCACCAGCTTCGGCATCGGCATGGGGTTGAGCCGCATTTCCAATGCCATTTTGCACAATCAGGGCGTGGTGCTGACCGTATCCACCCTGTTGCAGGGCGAATTGGGGCAAGACAACGTATACATCGGCGTGCCTGCCGTTATCAACCGCCAAGGTGCCGTGCGCGTATTTGAAATTCCGCTGGATGAAAATGAAGCGGCAAAATTTAACCAATCGGCACAACTGCTGAAAAGCCATCAGCAAAAAGTGGATGATTTTCAGGCATAA
- the apbC gene encoding iron-sulfur cluster carrier protein ApbC, which yields MHTSQRVSHMNIPAIEAALAAVEIPTTGRTLGSENAVQSVEARADGLHIALQFGFPVQHIGEALAARVQTALQDLAGTQPLHLSLTTIVATHKVQPGVATIKGVKNIIAVASGKGGVGKSTTTANLAAALARMGARVGVLDADLYGPSQPTMFGVAEGKPDQRDGKLVPVVAEGGVQVMSIGFLVDTDQAVVWRGPMLSQALQQLLFQSEWNNVDYLFIDLPPGTGDIQLTLSQKIPVTGSVVVTTPQDIALIDARKAVDMFQKVNIPIFGVLENMSVHICTHCGHSEAIFGSDGGKDLAAKLKVPLLGQLPLSLPVREAMDNGTAAALFEQQPAIADIYTAAAFQVALAVADKGKDFSSRFPKIVVE from the coding sequence ATCCACACATCACAAAGAGTTTCTCACATGAATATTCCAGCTATCGAAGCCGCCCTTGCTGCGGTTGAAATCCCCACTACCGGGCGCACTCTCGGCAGCGAAAATGCCGTGCAAAGCGTGGAAGCGCGCGCAGACGGGCTGCATATTGCCTTACAGTTCGGCTTTCCTGTGCAACATATCGGCGAAGCGCTGGCCGCGCGCGTTCAGACGGCCTTGCAAGATCTGGCCGGCACACAGCCGCTGCATTTGAGCCTCACCACCATAGTGGCTACCCATAAAGTGCAGCCCGGCGTGGCCACCATCAAAGGCGTAAAAAACATCATCGCCGTGGCTTCGGGCAAAGGCGGTGTGGGCAAATCCACCACTACCGCCAATCTGGCGGCCGCACTTGCGCGCATGGGCGCCCGTGTGGGCGTGCTCGATGCCGACCTCTACGGCCCCAGCCAGCCGACCATGTTCGGCGTGGCCGAGGGCAAGCCCGACCAGCGCGACGGCAAACTGGTGCCGGTGGTGGCCGAAGGCGGCGTGCAGGTGATGTCGATCGGCTTTCTGGTCGACACCGATCAGGCCGTGGTATGGCGCGGCCCCATGCTCAGCCAGGCCTTGCAGCAATTATTGTTTCAAAGCGAGTGGAACAATGTGGATTACCTTTTTATCGACCTGCCGCCCGGCACCGGCGATATCCAGCTGACCCTGTCGCAAAAAATCCCCGTAACCGGCTCGGTGGTGGTCACCACGCCGCAAGACATCGCCCTGATTGATGCACGCAAAGCGGTGGACATGTTTCAAAAGGTGAATATCCCGATTTTCGGCGTGTTGGAAAATATGTCGGTGCACATCTGCACCCACTGCGGCCACAGCGAAGCCATTTTCGGCAGCGACGGCGGCAAAGATTTGGCGGCCAAGCTCAAGGTGCCGCTGCTCGGCCAGCTGCCGCTGAGCCTGCCCGTGCGCGAAGCGATGGACAACGGCACCGCTGCGGCGCTGTTTGAACAGCAACCCGCCATTGCCGATATCTACACCGCCGCCGCCTTCCAAGTGGCGCTGGCGGTGGCCGACAAAGGCAAAGATTTCAGCAGCCGCTTCCCGAAAATCGTGGTGGAATAA
- a CDS encoding 2,3-diphosphoglycerate-dependent phosphoglycerate mutase produces MELVFIRHGQSEWNAKNLFTGWRDVKLSEQGLAEAAAAGRKLKEKGYQFDIAFTSVLTRAIKTCNIVLEESDQLWVPQIKSWRLNERHYGQLQGLDKKQTAEKYGDEQVHIWRRSYDTLPPLLDPADEFSAHNDRRYAQLPADVVPDGENLKVTLERVLPFWEDQIAPAIISGKRVLVAAHGNSLRALAKHIEGISDDDIMGLEIPTGQPLVYKLDDDLKVVEKFYL; encoded by the coding sequence ATGGAATTAGTATTTATCCGCCACGGCCAAAGCGAGTGGAACGCCAAAAACCTGTTTACCGGCTGGCGCGATGTCAAACTGAGCGAGCAAGGCCTGGCCGAAGCCGCCGCCGCCGGCCGGAAACTGAAAGAAAAAGGCTACCAATTCGATATCGCCTTCACCTCAGTGCTCACCCGCGCCATCAAAACCTGCAACATCGTGCTGGAAGAAAGCGATCAATTGTGGGTGCCGCAAATCAAAAGCTGGCGCTTAAACGAGCGCCATTACGGCCAACTGCAAGGCCTCGACAAAAAGCAAACCGCCGAAAAATACGGCGATGAGCAAGTGCACATCTGGCGCCGCAGCTACGACACCCTGCCGCCGCTGCTCGACCCGGCCGATGAATTTTCTGCCCACAACGACCGCCGCTACGCCCAACTGCCCGCCGATGTGGTGCCCGACGGCGAAAACCTGAAAGTTACCCTCGAGCGCGTGCTGCCTTTCTGGGAAGACCAAATCGCCCCCGCCATCATCAGCGGCAAACGCGTATTGGTGGCCGCCCACGGCAACAGCCTGCGCGCATTGGCCAAACACATCGAAGGCATTTCCGACGACGACATCATGGGCTTGGAAATCCCCACCGGCCAGCCGCTGGTTTACAAGCTCGATGATGATTTGAAAGTGGTTGAGAAGTTTTACCTTTAA
- a CDS encoding benzoate/H(+) symporter BenE family transporter: MKRFVFSPAHFAAAVAALLVSYGSSAVIIFQAAQTFGATDAQITSWFTIIGLVCGVLTLGLSVRYRAPVMMAWCTPGAALMVGMHGISLNEAVAGFIFAGAAMLLVSAAGWFDRLVRLIPGSLAAAMLAGILINFGSRVFTAMQGQTVLVLLMLATYLLSKIRMPRYSILLMLLVGFGYAASAGLLDWQQLQWRAPVLEWVPPEFHIGHIISVGVPLFIASLATQNVPGMAIMRSYGYDTPAKPLINSSAAATVLFAPFGAFMVNLAAISAAICMGSDVDKDPQRRYLANIWLGVMYLGLGAAGGMVVALFAALPAELLAALAGIAIFGTLQANLLGAWQDEATREASLVTLLASASGMTLLGIGSAFWGLLMGVAVYHLNKKTAR; the protein is encoded by the coding sequence ATGAAACGTTTTGTTTTTTCTCCCGCTCATTTCGCCGCTGCTGTGGCGGCTTTGCTGGTGTCTTACGGCAGCAGCGCGGTGATTATTTTTCAGGCGGCGCAAACGTTTGGCGCCACCGATGCGCAGATTACTTCATGGTTTACCATTATCGGGCTGGTGTGCGGCGTGCTCACGCTGGGTTTGAGCGTGCGCTACCGGGCGCCGGTGATGATGGCCTGGTGCACACCGGGAGCGGCGCTGATGGTGGGCATGCACGGCATTTCGCTCAACGAAGCGGTGGCGGGGTTTATTTTTGCCGGCGCGGCGATGCTGCTGGTGTCGGCAGCGGGCTGGTTCGACCGCTTGGTGCGGCTGATTCCCGGCTCGCTGGCAGCGGCCATGCTGGCGGGAATTCTGATTAATTTCGGCAGCCGCGTGTTTACCGCCATGCAGGGGCAGACGGTGTTGGTGCTGCTGATGCTGGCCACTTACCTGCTCAGCAAAATCCGCATGCCGCGCTACAGCATTTTGCTGATGCTGCTGGTGGGGTTCGGCTACGCAGCTTCGGCCGGGCTGCTCGACTGGCAGCAGCTGCAATGGCGCGCGCCGGTGCTGGAATGGGTGCCGCCCGAGTTTCACATCGGCCACATCATCAGCGTGGGCGTGCCGCTGTTTATTGCTTCGCTGGCCACTCAGAATGTGCCGGGCATGGCGATTATGCGCAGCTACGGCTACGATACGCCGGCCAAACCGCTGATCAACAGCAGCGCCGCGGCCACGGTGTTGTTTGCGCCGTTTGGTGCGTTTATGGTGAATCTGGCCGCCATCAGTGCCGCCATCTGCATGGGCAGTGATGTGGATAAAGACCCGCAACGGCGTTATCTGGCCAATATCTGGCTGGGGGTGATGTATTTGGGCTTGGGTGCGGCCGGCGGCATGGTGGTGGCGCTGTTTGCCGCCCTGCCTGCCGAATTGCTGGCGGCGCTGGCCGGTATTGCCATTTTCGGCACGCTGCAAGCCAACCTGCTTGGCGCCTGGCAAGACGAAGCCACGCGTGAAGCTTCGCTGGTTACCTTGCTGGCGTCGGCCTCAGGCATGACGCTGCTCGGCATCGGCAGCGCGTTTTGGGGCTTGCTGATGGGTGTGGCGGTGTATCATCTGAATAAGAAAACCGCACGTTGA
- a CDS encoding basic amino acid/polyamine antiporter yields MASNKSKIGLTALTALVISSMIGSGIFSLPQNMAAVAGSQALLIGWLITGIGIIFLGLSFASLAKLRPHLDGGIYTYAREGFGDLMGFFSAWGYWLCTTVGIVGYLVVAFEAVGTFVDTPDAVIFGKGNTFASFVGASVIAWLVYALVARGIKQAAGVNLVATVVKVFPLLLFIGLAAYFFQPDIFIADWRGASIAAETVADNSIMSQVKNTMLITLWVFTGIEGAAVLSKHARKRLDVGRATVIGVVIALTLYVAITVLAQGVLPRAEIAAMSNPSMAGVLAHMVGGWGKVLISVCLIVSVLSSYLSWTLYATEIPHLGAKNGAFPASFLKFNRNEVPHKSLLFTTLTVQLCLFLVWQTGNSYEALLLISTSMILIPYFLIGAFLLKIAFTENLAPKYKLIGLMATAYALWIVYAAGVEYLLFSVLLYLPGVLLFLYSQRKHHGSWRFNGYEKAILLLLAVLAVPAVMQFVQSLSA; encoded by the coding sequence ATGGCTTCCAACAAATCCAAAATCGGCCTCACCGCGCTGACGGCGCTGGTGATCAGCTCGATGATCGGCTCGGGTATTTTCAGCCTGCCGCAAAACATGGCCGCCGTGGCCGGCTCCCAAGCGCTGCTGATCGGCTGGCTGATTACCGGTATCGGCATTATCTTTCTCGGCCTTTCCTTTGCCAGTCTGGCCAAACTGCGCCCCCACCTCGATGGCGGCATCTACACCTACGCCCGCGAAGGCTTCGGCGATTTGATGGGCTTTTTTTCGGCCTGGGGCTACTGGCTCTGCACCACCGTGGGCATTGTCGGCTATCTGGTGGTGGCGTTTGAAGCCGTCGGCACTTTTGTCGATACGCCTGATGCGGTGATTTTCGGCAAGGGCAACACGTTTGCCTCGTTTGTCGGCGCCTCGGTAATTGCCTGGTTGGTGTATGCTTTAGTGGCACGCGGCATCAAACAAGCGGCGGGGGTGAATCTGGTGGCCACGGTGGTGAAGGTATTTCCGCTGCTGCTGTTTATCGGCTTGGCGGCGTATTTTTTCCAACCCGATATTTTCATTGCAGACTGGCGCGGCGCGAGCATTGCCGCCGAAACCGTGGCAGACAACAGCATCATGAGCCAGGTGAAAAACACCATGCTGATTACGCTGTGGGTATTTACCGGCATCGAAGGGGCAGCGGTGTTGTCGAAACACGCGCGCAAGCGTTTGGATGTGGGGCGCGCCACCGTGATCGGCGTGGTGATTGCGCTCACGCTGTATGTGGCGATTACCGTATTGGCGCAGGGCGTATTGCCGCGTGCTGAAATTGCGGCGATGAGCAATCCCTCAATGGCCGGCGTGTTGGCGCATATGGTCGGCGGCTGGGGCAAAGTGTTAATCAGCGTGTGTTTGATTGTATCGGTGCTGTCGTCTTATCTGAGCTGGACGCTGTATGCCACTGAAATTCCGCATTTGGGCGCGAAAAACGGCGCGTTTCCGGCCTCTTTTCTGAAATTCAACCGCAATGAAGTGCCGCACAAATCGCTGCTGTTTACCACGCTCACGGTGCAATTATGCCTGTTTTTGGTGTGGCAGACCGGCAACAGCTATGAAGCGCTGCTGCTGATTTCCACTTCGATGATTCTGATTCCGTATTTCTTAATCGGCGCGTTTCTGCTGAAAATCGCCTTCACCGAAAACCTGGCGCCGAAATACAAGCTCATCGGCCTGATGGCCACCGCTTACGCGCTGTGGATTGTGTATGCCGCGGGGGTGGAATATCTGCTGTTTTCGGTGCTGCTGTATCTGCCGGGCGTGTTGCTATTTCTCTATTCGCAGCGCAAACACCACGGCTCTTGGCGCTTCAACGGCTATGAAAAAGCAATTTTGTTGCTGCTGGCCGTGTTGGCCGTGCCGGCGGTGATGCAGTTTGTGCAGAGCCTGTCCGCTTGA